One Acinetobacter pullicarnis genomic region harbors:
- a CDS encoding glycosyltransferase family 32 protein: MSKKLAIIHALWIGKKLGSISRCCLNSFVMRGHEVHLHTYGDIDDIPHGVKQVDANEVIPESKIIKHNQTGSYALFSDIFRYELMRKVDGVYVDCDVYCLQPVIIPEHGYVLGFEDDECINGAILRIPKESDLLNWLLKAAYDPYFVPPWYSSSRQFRLKTKKILGIGRSLADMPWGVIGPKAITYYVKQLDLIKQVEPIDIFYPVHYLCVDQFCDPGLKVSDITSSRTVCIHLYNERLKGIDFDQLDHRSVMYKLLRNEI, from the coding sequence ATGTCAAAAAAATTAGCGATTATTCATGCATTATGGATTGGGAAAAAACTTGGTTCGATTTCTCGTTGTTGTCTTAATTCTTTTGTAATGCGGGGACATGAAGTCCATTTACATACCTATGGTGATATTGATGATATTCCTCATGGTGTAAAGCAAGTTGATGCTAATGAAGTTATTCCAGAAAGTAAAATTATTAAGCATAATCAGACGGGAAGCTATGCACTTTTTTCAGATATTTTTCGCTATGAATTAATGAGAAAAGTAGATGGGGTGTATGTCGACTGCGATGTTTATTGTCTACAGCCAGTCATCATACCTGAACATGGCTATGTGCTTGGTTTTGAAGATGATGAATGTATTAATGGAGCTATATTAAGAATACCTAAAGAGAGTGACTTACTTAATTGGCTTTTAAAAGCTGCTTACGATCCTTATTTTGTACCACCTTGGTACTCAAGTAGTCGTCAATTTCGATTGAAAACTAAAAAAATACTGGGCATAGGTAGAAGCCTAGCAGATATGCCTTGGGGTGTTATTGGGCCTAAAGCAATAACATACTATGTAAAGCAGTTGGATCTTATTAAACAGGTAGAGCCAATTGATATTTTTTACCCAGTTCATTATTTATGTGTTGACCAGTTTTGTGACCCAGGTTTAAAGGTGAGCGATATTACCTCTTCGCGGACAGTCTGTATTCACTTATATAATGAACGTCTAAAAGGTATTGATTTTGATCAGCTAGATCACCGTAGTGTGATGTATAAGTTGTTGAGAAATGAAATCTAA
- a CDS encoding glycosyltransferase family 25 protein, with the protein MIRTFVVSIEDLESPRLTTFFGQFFFKKYKPDEITVIGVKGGELSAKEYFNLAVHGRQQPLSPGELGCSLSHLEIYKQFLSTDQKLALIFEDDAILPESLVFEDLCNQLIALELKPNFLFSLGGIQLKVCLNVRGKFIESKFFSKNVLQVNKHFYERVCYTFAYVIDREMAMTLINYHEKVRRADDWSYLYDFDKNAKIFMTNLIDHPVEQTQDTSYLELERKKKKDIHRSIYGRGLSKELAKIQNTKYS; encoded by the coding sequence AAGATTAACTACATTCTTTGGGCAATTTTTTTTCAAAAAGTATAAACCTGATGAAATAACAGTTATTGGTGTAAAAGGGGGAGAGTTAAGTGCAAAAGAATATTTTAACTTGGCTGTTCATGGAAGACAGCAGCCACTTAGTCCAGGTGAATTAGGCTGTAGCCTTTCTCATCTCGAAATTTATAAACAGTTTTTAAGCACAGACCAAAAACTTGCTTTAATATTTGAAGATGATGCAATACTCCCCGAGTCTTTGGTATTTGAAGATCTTTGCAATCAATTGATCGCTCTGGAATTAAAACCTAACTTTTTATTTAGTTTGGGTGGTATTCAATTGAAAGTTTGCCTGAATGTGAGAGGTAAATTTATTGAAAGTAAATTTTTTAGTAAAAACGTATTACAAGTTAATAAGCATTTTTATGAGAGAGTCTGTTATACCTTTGCATATGTTATTGATCGTGAAATGGCAATGACGTTAATAAATTACCATGAAAAGGTACGTAGAGCAGATGATTGGAGCTACTTATATGATTTTGACAAAAATGCAAAAATATTTATGACAAATCTTATAGATCACCCAGTCGAACAAACACAAGATACGAGTTATTTAGAGTTAGAAAGGAAAAAGAAAAAAGATATCCATCGTAGTATTTACGGACGAGGATTATCTAAGGAGTTGGCAAAAATACAGAATACTAAGTATAGCTAG
- a CDS encoding glycosyltransferase family 4 protein has product MSEKNTPIKVGLIVDEYFGGANTAFGGYGFLARNYIAKYLSKENIQIDILLGKGSRALVADQYEVDGIDLYRLPRRKWFARQWLKKQNYDIYLSIELTSNYVLENEADKNKKLILWIQDPRPMYEWDEINTVKLFPETSYYNQPIYDLVNKWYQNNRVKFISQGYFLNQKAIDLYRLDSKVNIEYVPNPIDIDSAFDVEHHTKKNMIIFLGRLESVKRGWLFCEIAKRMPDHDFYVLGQTFREESKNSEIMAEYYKIENLHFAGHVDGDEKQAFLRDAKLLVNTSIHEALPISFLEALSYGTLLVSNRNPEDLTSKFGVHVGDVLGDGFDKVDLFVNAINLLIQDETKRQDLAKQARQYIEKYHNVEDFVTKLRSILIEQTKP; this is encoded by the coding sequence ATGAGTGAAAAAAATACACCAATCAAGGTTGGGTTAATTGTTGATGAGTATTTTGGTGGAGCAAATACTGCATTTGGCGGATATGGTTTTTTAGCTCGTAATTATATTGCTAAATACTTATCTAAGGAAAATATTCAGATTGATATATTATTAGGTAAGGGAAGCCGAGCACTTGTGGCAGATCAATATGAGGTCGATGGTATTGATCTTTATCGATTACCAAGAAGAAAATGGTTTGCTCGGCAATGGTTAAAAAAACAGAATTATGATATTTATTTAAGTATTGAGCTTACATCTAATTACGTTTTAGAAAATGAAGCAGATAAAAATAAAAAATTAATTTTATGGATTCAAGATCCTAGACCGATGTATGAATGGGATGAAATCAATACAGTAAAATTATTTCCGGAGACGAGTTATTATAATCAGCCGATTTATGATCTAGTAAATAAATGGTATCAAAATAATCGAGTTAAATTTATTTCTCAGGGTTATTTTCTAAATCAAAAAGCGATTGATTTATATCGGTTGGACTCTAAAGTTAATATTGAATATGTACCAAATCCTATTGATATTGATTCTGCATTTGACGTTGAGCATCATACCAAAAAAAATATGATTATATTTTTAGGTCGTTTAGAGTCAGTGAAAAGAGGATGGTTATTTTGTGAAATTGCGAAGCGTATGCCTGATCATGACTTTTATGTCTTAGGGCAGACTTTTCGGGAGGAAAGCAAGAATTCTGAAATTATGGCAGAGTACTATAAAATTGAAAACTTGCATTTTGCTGGGCATGTTGATGGTGATGAAAAGCAGGCTTTTCTAAGAGATGCTAAATTGTTGGTTAATACTTCGATTCATGAGGCATTACCAATATCATTTTTAGAGGCTTTATCTTATGGAACCTTACTCGTAAGTAATCGTAACCCTGAAGATTTAACATCTAAATTTGGTGTTCATGTTGGGGATGTATTGGGCGATGGATTTGATAAAGTTGATTTATTTGTCAATGCGATTAATCTCTTAATACAGGATGAAACTAAAAGACAAGATTTAGCAAAACAGGCAAGACAATATATTGAAAAATATCATAATGTTGAGGATTTTGTTACAAAACTACGATCTATTTTAATTGAGCAAACGAAGCCTTAA
- the aspS gene encoding aspartate--tRNA ligase, translating into MMRTHYCGSLTEAQIDQTVTLCGWVHRRRDHGGVIFLDLRDRDGLIQVVIDPDTPEAFATADKSRSEFVLKVTGRVRRRYAGTENANMVSGQIEVLGKEIEVLAQSETPPFPLNDENSNVSEEVRLKYRFLDIRRPEMLDRLRFRSKVTNLIRNYLDDNGFLDVETPILTRATPEGARDYLVPSRVSNGSFYALPQSPQLFKQLLMVGGIDRYYQIAKCFRDEDLRADRQPEFTQIDIETSFLSDDEIMDLMEGMTVKLFKDLLNIEFDKFQRMPYSEAMRDYASDKPDLRIPLKLVDVADLMQDVEFKVFAGPAKDPKGRIVALRVPGAGALPRSQIDEYTKFVGIYGARGLAYIKVNELEKGIEGLQSPIVKFIEPIVLDLLKRVGAENGDIVFFGADKAKVVNDAMGALRVKIGHDLNMSTCEWAPLWVVDFPMFEETDDGKWTSVHHPFTLPKSSVEDLKRSPGEALSVAYDMVLNGTEVGGGSLRIYTLEMQKAIFEALGIGEEEAEEKFSFLLNALKYGAPPHGGLAFGLDRLVMLMTGASSIRDVIAFPKTKAAECPLTQAPAPVEANQLRDLGIRLREKPKAEEQ; encoded by the coding sequence ATGATGCGAACTCATTACTGCGGCTCTTTAACAGAAGCCCAAATTGACCAAACAGTAACACTCTGCGGTTGGGTACACCGTCGCCGCGATCATGGCGGTGTAATCTTCCTCGATTTACGTGACCGTGATGGTCTTATCCAAGTCGTTATTGATCCAGACACCCCAGAAGCATTCGCAACAGCGGATAAATCACGCTCTGAGTTTGTACTCAAAGTGACTGGCCGTGTACGTCGTCGTTATGCTGGCACTGAAAATGCCAACATGGTGAGTGGTCAAATTGAAGTGCTTGGTAAAGAAATTGAAGTCCTTGCACAATCAGAAACACCACCATTCCCACTTAATGATGAAAACAGTAATGTTTCTGAAGAAGTCCGTTTGAAATATCGTTTCCTCGATATTCGTCGTCCAGAAATGTTAGACCGCCTACGTTTCCGCTCTAAAGTAACCAATCTAATTCGTAACTACTTAGATGATAACGGCTTCCTTGACGTGGAAACACCAATTTTGACCCGTGCTACCCCAGAAGGCGCACGCGATTACTTGGTGCCAAGTCGTGTTTCAAACGGTAGTTTCTATGCCCTACCACAATCACCACAATTGTTTAAACAACTGTTGATGGTTGGTGGTATTGATCGTTATTACCAAATTGCAAAATGTTTCCGTGACGAAGATTTACGCGCGGATCGTCAACCTGAATTCACACAAATCGACATTGAAACATCATTCCTAAGCGATGATGAGATCATGGATTTGATGGAAGGTATGACGGTTAAGTTGTTCAAAGACTTACTGAATATTGAATTCGACAAATTCCAACGCATGCCATATAGCGAAGCAATGCGTGACTATGCATCTGATAAACCAGATCTACGTATTCCATTAAAATTGGTTGACGTTGCTGATCTTATGCAAGACGTTGAATTTAAGGTTTTTGCAGGCCCTGCAAAAGATCCTAAAGGTCGTATTGTTGCTTTACGTGTACCTGGCGCTGGCGCATTGCCACGTAGTCAAATTGATGAATATACGAAGTTTGTTGGCATTTATGGTGCTCGCGGTTTGGCATACATTAAAGTTAACGAGCTTGAAAAAGGCATCGAAGGCTTACAGTCTCCTATCGTGAAATTTATCGAGCCAATCGTGCTTGATTTGTTGAAACGTGTTGGTGCTGAAAATGGTGATATCGTCTTCTTTGGCGCAGACAAAGCCAAAGTTGTAAACGATGCAATGGGTGCACTTCGTGTCAAAATTGGTCATGATCTAAATATGTCGACCTGTGAATGGGCGCCATTGTGGGTTGTTGATTTCCCAATGTTTGAAGAAACTGATGATGGCAAATGGACTTCTGTTCATCACCCATTCACGCTTCCAAAAAGCAGCGTAGAAGATCTGAAACGTAGTCCTGGTGAAGCACTCTCTGTTGCCTATGACATGGTGTTAAATGGTACTGAAGTTGGTGGTGGTTCACTCCGTATCTATACTTTAGAAATGCAAAAAGCCATTTTTGAAGCATTAGGTATTGGTGAAGAAGAAGCTGAAGAGAAATTTAGCTTCTTGCTCAACGCATTAAAATATGGCGCACCTCCACACGGTGGTTTGGCCTTCGGTTTAGACCGTCTTGTTATGCTCATGACGGGTGCTTCATCTATCCGTGATGTGATTGCATTCCCGAAAACTAAAGCGGCAGAATGTCCGTTAACGCAAGCACCTGCGCCAGTTGAAGCAAATCAATTGCGCGATTTGGGCATTCGTTTACGCGAAAAGCCAAAAGCTGAAGAGCAATAA